In Arthrobacter sp. StoSoilB5, one genomic interval encodes:
- a CDS encoding HAD family hydrolase translates to MTGDTMTRDNNNTPTRLRLAVVDMVGTTITDDGRTERALSRALVEHGVEPGSSRFESMLGYARDTMGFSKMAVFGDLFGDPGVAESANKVFEKAYDELIEDGGIRAIPGAEDAIIWMRECGMQVCLATGFGRHTQNMVLESLGWMGLADLSLCPADAGRGRPYPDMILTALLALDLDDVREVAVIGDTSSDMLSGVRSGASLIAGVLTGSHSEATLRAAGATVVVDSIKQLPLLLEKREARHV, encoded by the coding sequence ATGACCGGGGACACAATGACCAGGGATAACAACAACACTCCCACCCGGCTGCGGCTGGCCGTGGTGGACATGGTGGGGACCACCATCACAGACGATGGGCGCACGGAGCGTGCCTTGTCCCGGGCCTTGGTGGAGCATGGCGTAGAACCCGGCAGCAGCCGCTTTGAGAGCATGCTCGGCTACGCACGTGACACCATGGGATTCTCCAAAATGGCCGTCTTCGGGGACCTTTTTGGTGACCCTGGTGTTGCAGAGAGCGCGAACAAGGTCTTCGAGAAGGCTTACGACGAGTTGATTGAGGACGGCGGTATCCGCGCGATTCCCGGCGCGGAGGATGCCATCATCTGGATGCGGGAGTGCGGAATGCAGGTCTGTCTTGCCACGGGCTTCGGCCGCCACACGCAGAACATGGTGCTCGAATCACTGGGCTGGATGGGCTTGGCGGACCTCAGCTTGTGCCCTGCGGATGCTGGACGGGGACGGCCCTACCCGGACATGATCCTGACAGCGTTGCTCGCCTTGGACTTGGATGATGTTCGTGAGGTGGCCGTCATCGGCGACACCAGCTCAGACATGCTCTCGGGCGTCCGTTCGGGCGCGTCGCTCATTGCCGGCGTCCTCACTGGCTCGCACTCTGAGGCGACGCTGCGCGCAGCGGGCGCCACCGTCGTCGTGGATTCCATCAAGCAGCTCCCGCTCTTGTTGGAGAAACGCGAAGCCAGGCACGTTTAG